From one bacterium Scap17 genomic stretch:
- the trkA gene encoding Trk system potassium transporter TrkA, whose translation MKIIILGAGQVGGTLAEHLAHEENDITVVDTDSERLRELHNRLDIRTVTGPASYPQILRQAGGEDADMLIAVTNSDEVNMIACQIAHSLFHTPTKIARVRSTAYLTRKGLFSHDAIPVDVLISPEQVVTDHIRRLIEYPGALQVLDFANGVAQLVAVKAYYGGPLVGQELGFLRRHMPNVDTRVAAIYRRNRPIIPRGDTVIEADDEVFFIAARKDIRTVMGELRRVDRNFRRVVIAGGGHIGERLAETLEHSHQVKIIEHSLARCTNLSERLDRTVVLHGSATSKRLLLEENIEDCDIFCALTNDDEVNIMSSMLAKRLGAKKVLTLINNAAYVDLVQGGEIDIAISPQQATIGGLLTHVRKGDIVNVHSLRRGAAEAIEAIAHGDERSSKVVGRRIEDINLPEGTTIGAVVRGKEVLVAHHDLVVESNDHVILFVVDKRRIREVERLFQVGLTFF comes from the coding sequence ATGAAAATCATCATTCTGGGCGCAGGTCAGGTCGGCGGAACGCTCGCCGAACACCTGGCCCATGAAGAAAATGACATCACGGTGGTGGATACCGACAGCGAACGGCTGCGCGAGCTGCACAACCGACTCGACATCCGCACGGTCACGGGGCCGGCGAGCTATCCGCAGATCCTGCGGCAGGCGGGTGGCGAGGATGCCGACATGCTGATCGCGGTGACCAACTCTGACGAGGTCAACATGATCGCCTGTCAGATCGCCCATAGCCTGTTCCACACGCCGACCAAGATCGCGCGCGTACGCTCGACCGCCTATCTGACCCGCAAGGGCCTGTTCTCGCATGACGCCATCCCGGTCGACGTGCTGATCAGCCCCGAGCAGGTGGTGACGGACCACATCCGCCGCCTGATCGAGTACCCCGGCGCCTTGCAGGTGCTCGACTTCGCCAATGGCGTCGCCCAGCTGGTCGCGGTGAAGGCCTATTACGGCGGGCCACTGGTCGGTCAGGAACTCGGTTTCCTGCGTCGCCACATGCCCAACGTGGATACCCGCGTCGCCGCCATCTATCGTCGCAACCGTCCGATCATCCCGCGCGGTGACACCGTGATCGAAGCCGATGATGAGGTGTTCTTCATCGCGGCACGCAAGGATATCCGTACCGTGATGGGCGAGCTGCGACGCGTCGATCGCAACTTCCGCCGTGTAGTGATCGCCGGTGGCGGCCATATCGGTGAGCGTCTGGCCGAGACGCTGGAGCACAGCCATCAGGTCAAGATCATCGAGCACTCGCTGGCGCGTTGCACCAACCTCTCCGAGCGCCTCGATCGCACCGTGGTCCTGCACGGCAGCGCCACCTCCAAGCGTCTGCTGCTGGAGGAGAACATCGAGGATTGCGACATCTTCTGCGCGCTGACCAACGACGACGAGGTCAACATCATGTCGTCGATGCTGGCCAAGCGACTCGGCGCCAAGAAGGTGCTGACGCTGATCAACAACGCGGCCTACGTGGACCTGGTGCAGGGCGGCGAGATCGACATCGCCATCTCGCCCCAGCAGGCGACCATCGGCGGCCTGCTGACCCACGTGCGCAAGGGTGACATCGTCAATGTCCACTCGCTGCGCCGTGGTGCGGCGGAGGCCATCGAGGCCATCGCCCACGGCGATGAGCGCTCCTCCAAGGTGGTAGGCCGACGCATCGAGGATATCAACCTGCCGGAGGGCACCACCATCGGTGCCGTGGTACGCGGCAAGGAAGTGCTGGTGGCGCATCATGACCTGGTGGTGGAGTCCAACGACCACGTCATCCTGTTCGTGGTCGACAAGCGTCGCATCCGCGAGGTGGAGCGCCTGTTCCAGGTCGGGTTGACCTTCTTCTGA
- the rsmB gene encoding 16S rRNA (cytosine(967)-C(5))-methyltransferase RsmB — translation MSQSDNPSSKGNGKKRNSLPPARSKGGGQKHGGARRKPDNAPASPGAAVRVAAARTLAPVLAAKTSLNLDGLPSGVAGRDQGLYKALCFGVCRQLPRLDTLAGKLLKSSFKAQDQDIHALLLLGLYQLLYMRIAPHAAVGETAGAARGLGKGWATGVLNACLRRFQREQEALEAEVDKDPAVALSHPQWLLETFQRNWPDDWQAIAEANNAQAPMTLRVNVSAISRDDYLAQLAEAEIEGVACPFAEHGITLTSACDVSALPGFEEGLVSVQDEAAQLAGQLLAPAVTAINAEGEGVRLLDACTAPGGKLADMLERFPGLDATAIDIDGERLERVEETLERLELGAGVVCADASERDWWDGEAFDVILLDAPCSGSGVIRRHPDIKLLRRPNDIGDLARLQGKLLANLWDMLKPGGTLIYGTCSIITQENARVMDRFLAATPDAKAETIKADWGRVSGAGRQMLPQVNGHDGFYLAHITKASA, via the coding sequence ATGAGCCAGTCAGACAACCCGTCCTCCAAGGGCAACGGCAAGAAGCGCAACTCCCTGCCGCCAGCCCGCAGCAAGGGCGGCGGTCAGAAGCACGGCGGTGCACGTCGCAAGCCTGACAATGCACCGGCCTCGCCGGGTGCCGCCGTCCGGGTCGCCGCTGCGCGCACCCTGGCGCCGGTACTGGCGGCAAAGACCTCTCTGAATCTGGACGGACTGCCCTCTGGCGTGGCCGGACGTGATCAGGGCCTCTACAAGGCGCTGTGCTTCGGCGTCTGCCGCCAGCTGCCGCGTCTGGATACCCTGGCGGGCAAGCTTTTGAAGTCATCCTTCAAGGCCCAGGACCAGGACATCCACGCCCTGCTGCTGCTCGGCCTCTATCAGCTGCTGTACATGCGCATCGCCCCGCACGCCGCCGTCGGTGAGACCGCTGGCGCCGCCCGCGGACTGGGCAAGGGCTGGGCCACCGGCGTGCTCAATGCCTGTCTGCGTCGCTTCCAGCGTGAGCAGGAAGCGCTGGAAGCCGAGGTCGACAAGGACCCCGCGGTGGCGCTTTCTCACCCGCAGTGGCTGCTGGAGACCTTCCAGCGCAACTGGCCGGACGACTGGCAGGCCATCGCCGAGGCCAACAATGCCCAGGCGCCGATGACCTTGCGCGTCAATGTCTCCGCCATCAGCCGCGACGACTACCTCGCCCAGCTGGCGGAAGCCGAGATCGAAGGCGTGGCCTGCCCCTTCGCCGAGCACGGCATCACCCTGACCAGCGCCTGCGACGTCAGCGCCCTGCCGGGCTTCGAGGAAGGCCTGGTCAGCGTGCAGGATGAAGCGGCACAGCTGGCGGGTCAGCTGCTGGCGCCGGCCGTGACGGCCATCAACGCCGAGGGTGAAGGCGTGCGCCTGCTGGATGCCTGCACCGCGCCGGGCGGCAAGCTGGCGGACATGCTGGAACGCTTCCCGGGCCTGGACGCCACCGCCATCGACATCGACGGCGAGCGCCTCGAGCGCGTGGAAGAGACGCTGGAGCGTCTGGAGCTGGGTGCCGGTGTCGTGTGTGCCGATGCCAGTGAACGCGACTGGTGGGACGGCGAAGCCTTCGACGTCATCCTGCTCGACGCGCCCTGCTCCGGCAGTGGCGTCATCCGTCGTCACCCGGACATCAAGCTGCTGCGTCGCCCGAACGACATCGGCGATCTGGCACGCCTGCAGGGCAAGCTGCTGGCCAATCTGTGGGACATGCTCAAGCCCGGCGGCACCCTGATCTACGGCACCTGCTCCATCATCACCCAGGAAAATGCCCGCGTGATGGACCGCTTCCTGGCCGCGACACCGGACGCCAAGGCCGAGACCATCAAGGCCGACTGGGGCCGTGTCTCCGGTGCTGGCCGTCAGATGCTGCCGCAGGTCAATGGCCACGACGGCTTCTACCTGGCCCACATCACCAAGGCCAGCGCCTGA
- the aceK gene encoding bifunctional isocitrate dehydrogenase kinase/phosphatase has protein sequence MGNDVDSDERGNGQQGQRLAATVLHGFDEYRSRFKQISSDARRRFIEADWREAQQASAARINLYDEKVAATMERLERAFEPDRLCECTLWGEAKRQYMALIDQRLDYKLAETFYNSIFCSVFSHRHIRDDWMFVSPSRQRPARHSGLSISHRVPVEGDWAGALESVLNEAPLGIAFEHQGRDVTLGAEMLLATLPEAVRDAPDAAFEMLRSVFYRNKGAYLVGRIEGGGQTLPLVLPVLHTERDGVYLDTVIIEPEEVSIIFSFTRAYFQVEIEVPSEVVGFLQTLMPEKPIGELYAAIGFYKHGKTELFRGLNQHVASRSDQFIIAPGVRGMVMAVFVLPSYRLVFKLIKDRFAPGKDMSRDQVREKYRLVKRHDRVGRLADTQEFSNFTVGKDHFDPACLDELLEVCSSSISLRGNKVLIRHCYTERMMTPLNLYLEECDAEETRTVLNDYGNAIKQLAAADIFPGDMLLKNFGVTRHGRVVFYDYDEISYLTECNFREIPEARYPEQELASEPWYSVGPNDIFPEEFGPFLFADLQLRKLFYELHPEIFQASWWRGLQDAIAQGRVIDVYPYRNKRRFGVDRSQDFIDD, from the coding sequence ATGGGCAATGATGTGGACAGTGACGAGCGCGGCAATGGCCAGCAGGGCCAGCGACTGGCGGCGACCGTGTTGCATGGCTTCGATGAATATCGATCACGCTTCAAGCAGATCTCCAGTGACGCGCGGCGACGCTTCATCGAGGCCGACTGGCGGGAAGCCCAGCAGGCCTCCGCCGCGCGCATCAACCTCTACGATGAGAAGGTCGCCGCCACCATGGAGCGGCTGGAGCGCGCCTTCGAGCCAGACCGCCTGTGCGAGTGCACCCTGTGGGGCGAGGCCAAGCGGCAGTATATGGCGCTGATCGATCAACGCCTCGACTACAAGCTGGCCGAGACCTTCTACAACTCCATCTTCTGCAGCGTGTTTTCCCATCGCCACATCCGCGATGACTGGATGTTCGTCTCGCCATCCCGCCAGAGGCCGGCACGCCATTCCGGCTTGAGCATCAGTCATCGTGTGCCGGTCGAGGGTGACTGGGCCGGGGCACTCGAATCCGTGCTCAACGAGGCGCCGCTGGGGATCGCCTTCGAGCATCAGGGGCGCGATGTGACGCTGGGTGCCGAGATGTTGCTCGCGACGCTGCCTGAGGCGGTGCGCGATGCGCCGGACGCTGCCTTCGAGATGCTGCGCAGCGTCTTCTATCGCAACAAGGGCGCCTATCTGGTCGGGCGCATCGAGGGAGGTGGCCAGACCCTGCCATTGGTGTTGCCGGTGCTGCATACCGAACGCGATGGCGTCTATCTGGACACCGTGATCATCGAGCCGGAGGAGGTCTCGATCATCTTCTCCTTCACGCGGGCCTACTTCCAGGTCGAGATCGAAGTGCCCAGCGAGGTGGTCGGGTTCCTGCAGACCCTGATGCCCGAGAAGCCCATCGGCGAGCTGTACGCCGCCATCGGCTTCTACAAGCATGGCAAGACCGAACTGTTCCGCGGCCTCAACCAGCATGTGGCGAGTCGCTCCGATCAGTTCATCATCGCACCGGGCGTACGCGGCATGGTGATGGCGGTCTTCGTGCTGCCTAGTTACCGGCTGGTGTTCAAGCTGATCAAGGACCGCTTCGCCCCCGGCAAGGACATGAGTCGTGATCAGGTGCGCGAGAAATACCGTCTGGTCAAACGCCATGATCGCGTCGGGCGACTGGCAGACACGCAGGAATTCTCGAACTTTACCGTCGGCAAGGACCACTTCGACCCGGCCTGCCTCGACGAGCTGCTGGAGGTGTGCAGCTCCTCGATCAGCCTGCGCGGCAACAAGGTGCTGATCCGTCACTGCTATACCGAGCGCATGATGACGCCGCTCAACCTGTATCTCGAGGAGTGTGACGCCGAGGAAACCCGCACGGTGCTCAATGATTATGGCAATGCGATCAAGCAGTTGGCTGCCGCTGACATCTTCCCCGGCGACATGTTGCTCAAGAACTTCGGCGTCACGCGCCACGGGCGGGTGGTCTTCTATGACTACGACGAGATCAGCTACCTGACCGAGTGCAACTTCCGTGAGATTCCCGAGGCACGTTACCCTGAGCAGGAACTGGCCAGCGAGCCCTGGTATTCGGTGGGGCCCAACGACATCTTCCCCGAGGAGTTCGGCCCCTTCCTGTTTGCCGACCTCCAGCTGCGCAAGCTGTTCTACGAGCTGCATCCCGAGATCTTCCAGGCCAGCTGGTGGCGTGGCCTGCAGGACGCCATCGCGCAAGGGCGCGTGATCGATGTCTATCCCTATCGCAACAAGCGTCGCTTCGGTGTCGATCGCAGTCAGGACTTCATCGATGACTGA
- a CDS encoding bile acid:sodium symporter family protein, producing MFETLNRFFPLWALVFAGIAVVAPAPFVALKGTIQPLLALIMFAMGLTLSRDDFIRVARRPGPIALGLLLQYSVMPLAAFLIARLLGLDPALTVGMVLVGATAGGTSSNVMTWLAGGHVALSVSMTMASTLLSIVMTPLLTWWLLGTDIDVPVSGMLLSIAKLVVAPIVLGVVVHHFARDLIREWESALASLAMLAIVLIIAIVVSLNVGRLATLGPLVALAVVAHNAIGLSAGYGLSRLFGLDERTSRTIAIEVGMQNSGLAASLASQFFSATAALPGAIFSIWHNVSGSLLAGYWKRRPPKFVTGSKHRYEV from the coding sequence ATGTTCGAGACGCTGAATCGTTTCTTCCCCTTGTGGGCGCTGGTCTTTGCCGGCATCGCCGTGGTGGCTCCGGCGCCGTTCGTGGCGCTCAAGGGCACCATTCAGCCTCTGTTGGCGCTGATCATGTTCGCCATGGGCCTGACCCTGTCGCGTGACGACTTCATACGCGTGGCACGTCGCCCCGGCCCGATCGCGCTCGGGTTGCTGCTGCAATACAGCGTGATGCCGCTGGCCGCCTTCCTGATTGCGCGTCTGCTGGGGCTGGACCCGGCGCTGACGGTGGGCATGGTGCTGGTCGGTGCCACGGCAGGGGGAACCTCCTCCAACGTGATGACCTGGCTTGCCGGCGGACACGTGGCGCTATCGGTCTCGATGACCATGGCTTCGACGCTGCTCTCCATCGTGATGACGCCGCTGCTGACCTGGTGGCTGCTGGGCACCGATATCGACGTGCCGGTCAGCGGCATGCTGCTGAGCATCGCCAAGCTGGTGGTCGCACCCATCGTGCTCGGCGTGGTCGTCCACCACTTCGCGCGAGATCTGATCCGCGAGTGGGAGTCGGCATTGGCGAGTCTGGCCATGCTGGCCATCGTGCTGATCATCGCCATCGTGGTCTCGCTCAACGTCGGGCGCCTCGCCACGCTGGGCCCGCTGGTCGCGTTGGCGGTCGTGGCACACAATGCCATCGGCCTGAGCGCAGGCTATGGCCTGTCGCGTCTGTTCGGACTGGATGAACGCACTTCGCGCACCATCGCCATCGAGGTCGGCATGCAGAATTCTGGTCTGGCGGCGTCACTGGCCAGTCAGTTCTTCTCCGCCACGGCGGCGCTGCCGGGGGCGATCTTCTCCATCTGGCACAACGTCTCGGGGTCGCTGCTGGCAGGCTACTGGAAGCGTCGTCCGCCCAAGTTCGTGACCGGCAGCAAGCACCGCTACGAGGTCTGA
- a CDS encoding NAD-dependent deacylase, with amino-acid sequence MSEGFKDPGARHGRHLVVLSGAGISAESGLRTFRAEDGLWEEHRLEDIATPQAFRRDPQQVLRFYDDRRTQVRRARPNAAHKALAELEQHGFRVSVITQNIDDLHERAGSREVVHLHGEILKARSSVDHGLRYPLPRGGIRLGDLCDKGSQLRPDVVWFGEAVPLYAVAEEIAAEADLLLIVGTSLKVMPASNLYAAAPLDAPIVLVDPNADELAEPGVLPLAESAGQAVPRLVRHWLYQGHLGLPDTL; translated from the coding sequence ATGAGTGAAGGCTTCAAGGACCCCGGTGCACGCCATGGACGCCATCTGGTCGTGTTGAGTGGCGCCGGCATCAGTGCCGAGAGCGGCCTGCGCACCTTCCGCGCCGAGGATGGCCTGTGGGAAGAGCATCGTCTGGAAGACATCGCGACGCCGCAGGCCTTCCGACGTGACCCTCAGCAGGTGCTGCGCTTCTACGATGATCGCCGCACCCAGGTGCGGCGTGCCAGGCCCAACGCGGCCCACAAGGCGCTGGCGGAGCTTGAGCAGCACGGCTTTCGCGTCTCGGTCATCACCCAGAACATCGACGATCTCCATGAGCGTGCAGGCTCGCGCGAGGTCGTGCACCTGCATGGCGAGATTCTCAAGGCGCGCTCCAGCGTCGACCACGGCCTGCGCTATCCCTTGCCGCGTGGCGGCATTCGCCTCGGGGATCTGTGTGACAAGGGCAGTCAGCTGCGCCCGGACGTGGTGTGGTTCGGTGAGGCGGTGCCGCTCTATGCGGTCGCCGAGGAGATCGCCGCCGAGGCGGATCTGCTGTTGATCGTCGGTACCTCGCTCAAGGTCATGCCGGCCTCCAACCTCTATGCAGCAGCACCGCTGGACGCCCCCATCGTGCTGGTCGACCCGAATGCCGATGAACTGGCCGAGCCCGGCGTGCTGCCGCTGGCCGAAAGTGCCGGTCAGGCGGTACCGAGGCTTGTGCGCCATTGGTTGTATCAGGGCCACCTGGGACTGCCTGATACGTTATGA
- the ttcA gene encoding tRNA 2-thiocytidine(32) synthetase TtcA — protein MFTPDSELSSSPTDAATAKRELNKLQKRLRRNVGTAITDYGMIRDGDKVMVCLSGGKDSYTMLDILMNLQRNAPVQFTLVAVNLDQKQPGFPEHVLPAWLESVGVEYHILERDTYSIVKEKVPEGKTTCGLCSRLRRGSLYGFAAEIGATKIALGHHRDDILETLFLNMFFGGKLKTMPPKLLSDDQRHIVIRPLAYCRESDIEAYSNAREFPIIPCNLCGSQENLQRQVVKEMLQDWEKKHPGRLETMFHAVTSVAPSHLADRDLFDFAGLDEQRDRFQASRIDALDMSSEQAGMADDLFEAERRVKPLADSAASLGHEL, from the coding sequence ATGTTCACACCCGATAGCGAGCTTTCGTCCAGCCCCACTGATGCGGCCACTGCCAAGCGCGAATTGAACAAGTTGCAGAAGCGCCTGCGGCGCAATGTCGGTACCGCCATCACCGATTACGGCATGATCCGTGATGGCGACAAGGTGATGGTGTGTCTGTCCGGGGGCAAGGATTCCTACACCATGCTGGATATCCTGATGAACCTGCAGCGCAATGCGCCGGTGCAGTTCACGCTGGTGGCAGTGAATCTCGATCAGAAACAGCCCGGCTTCCCGGAGCATGTGCTGCCGGCATGGCTCGAGTCGGTGGGCGTCGAGTATCACATCCTTGAGCGCGACACCTATTCCATCGTCAAGGAGAAGGTGCCGGAGGGCAAGACGACCTGCGGGCTGTGCTCGCGTCTGCGTCGCGGCTCGCTGTATGGCTTCGCCGCCGAGATCGGCGCGACCAAGATCGCCCTCGGCCACCACCGCGATGACATCCTCGAGACGCTGTTCCTGAACATGTTCTTCGGTGGCAAGCTCAAGACGATGCCGCCCAAGCTGCTCTCCGATGACCAGCGTCATATCGTGATTCGCCCGCTGGCCTACTGCCGTGAGTCCGATATCGAGGCCTATTCCAACGCCCGCGAGTTTCCTATCATCCCCTGCAACCTGTGCGGCTCGCAGGAGAATCTGCAGCGTCAGGTGGTCAAGGAGATGCTGCAGGACTGGGAGAAGAAGCATCCGGGGCGTCTGGAAACCATGTTCCATGCCGTCACCTCGGTGGCGCCATCACATCTGGCAGACCGCGACCTGTTCGATTTCGCCGGCCTCGATGAGCAGCGTGACCGCTTCCAGGCATCGCGTATCGATGCGCTGGACATGAGTTCCGAGCAGGCCGGCATGGCCGATGATCTGTTCGAGGCCGAGCGCCGCGTCAAGCCGCTGGCCGACTCGGCGGCCTCGCTGGGGCATGAGCTGTAA
- a CDS encoding DTW domain-containing protein has translation MCDSRPPPADGDDIAACAPHSVSADVSSVDGDAVAIDTVAPGEGSGITTLPSGEPEAWHGRHPRREFKARGSQVIRCEACRLPRLNCLCPYQVTAESRIKFWLITHPLEHYKPTNTGRLISDVLAGTEVFSWYRVEPDPRLLALLEDERYQPFIIFPDDQPDYADRVVDVNAIAGVGADVATHTASGEARVPVFILLDGTWRQARRIFRKSPYLDGLPVLPLHTTRLTRYHLRKPASQSHLCTAEVAAELLRQAGEEAAASVLDDYFDAFNDCYRASRIHYVLEPTAPMRRLLARRDATTGES, from the coding sequence ATGTGTGATTCCCGCCCCCCGCCGGCTGATGGCGACGATATCGCCGCCTGTGCGCCTCACTCTGTTTCCGCTGACGTCTCCAGCGTCGATGGCGACGCTGTGGCAATTGATACCGTCGCGCCAGGCGAAGGCAGTGGCATCACCACGCTGCCCAGTGGCGAGCCGGAGGCGTGGCACGGGCGGCATCCGCGCCGCGAGTTCAAGGCGCGCGGCAGTCAGGTGATTCGCTGTGAGGCGTGCCGCCTGCCTAGGCTCAATTGCCTGTGTCCCTATCAGGTCACCGCCGAGTCGCGGATCAAGTTCTGGCTGATCACCCATCCGCTGGAACATTACAAGCCGACCAATACCGGGCGCCTGATCTCGGATGTGCTGGCGGGCACCGAGGTCTTCAGCTGGTATCGCGTCGAGCCTGACCCGCGCCTGCTGGCGCTGCTGGAAGATGAGCGCTATCAGCCCTTCATCATCTTCCCGGATGACCAGCCCGATTACGCCGACCGCGTGGTTGACGTGAATGCCATCGCCGGTGTCGGCGCCGATGTGGCGACGCATACCGCCAGTGGCGAGGCGCGCGTTCCGGTGTTCATCCTGCTGGATGGTACCTGGCGTCAGGCACGGCGCATCTTCCGCAAGAGTCCGTATCTGGACGGCTTGCCGGTGTTGCCATTGCACACCACGCGTCTGACGCGCTATCACCTGCGCAAACCGGCGTCCCAATCACATCTGTGTACGGCGGAGGTGGCGGCGGAGCTGTTGCGTCAGGCCGGAGAGGAGGCGGCGGCCAGCGTGCTGGATGATTACTTCGATGCCTTCAACGACTGCTATCGTGCCAGTCGTATCCACTATGTGCTGGAGCCGACCGCGCCGATGCGGCGCCTGCTGGCGCGCCGTGACGCCACTACCGGCGAGTCATAG
- a CDS encoding 3'-5' exonuclease, whose amino-acid sequence MFEQLRRASDRRRHAQGEFAELFRPWHAAERGGERVALDCETTSLDVGHAELVSLAAVRFDARHIHTSSALSLYLQCPQGLQGDSIRIHRLRGIDLHGGEALGDALRQLLEFIGNRPLVGWCIDFDVAVINRHLRPRYGFDMPNQRHDLARDYARRCKHEQPDAAPDLRFEAMADALGVPVIGRHTALGDAVTSALMAQRLMQAPLSPSLASQA is encoded by the coding sequence ATGTTCGAACAACTGAGACGCGCCAGTGATCGTCGTCGTCATGCGCAGGGCGAGTTCGCCGAGCTCTTTCGTCCCTGGCATGCCGCCGAGCGGGGCGGGGAGCGTGTGGCGCTGGACTGCGAGACCACCAGTCTCGATGTCGGTCACGCCGAGCTGGTCTCGCTGGCAGCGGTGCGTTTCGATGCGCGCCATATTCATACCTCCAGCGCACTGTCGCTCTACCTGCAATGCCCGCAAGGGCTGCAGGGCGACTCGATCCGTATCCATCGTCTGCGCGGTATCGATCTGCATGGTGGAGAAGCGCTGGGCGATGCGCTGCGACAGCTGCTGGAGTTCATCGGCAATCGCCCGCTGGTGGGCTGGTGCATCGACTTCGATGTCGCGGTGATCAACCGTCACCTGCGGCCACGCTACGGCTTTGATATGCCCAACCAGCGTCATGATCTGGCGCGTGATTACGCTAGGCGCTGCAAGCATGAGCAGCCGGATGCCGCCCCGGACCTGCGCTTCGAGGCGATGGCTGATGCCCTCGGCGTGCCGGTGATCGGTCGCCACACTGCGCTGGGGGACGCCGTGACCAGTGCGCTGATGGCGCAACGCCTGATGCAGGCACCGCTGTCGCCCTCGCTGGCCAGTCAGGCCTGA
- a CDS encoding potassium transporter, protein MSLRVISRILGILLMLFSLTLVPPMLISRVFEDDTLSAFAVAMGITLLTGFALFYPNRHARKELRNRDGFLITVLFWTVLGAFGSLPFLLAEDPNLTIIDAMFESFSGLTTTGATVMTGLDLLPHSILYYRQQLQWLGGMGIVVLAVAILPTLGIGGMQLYRTEIPGPLKDSKLTPRITETAKALWYIYAALTLVCFASYWAAGMSWFDALGHSFSTVAVGGFSTHDASIGYFDSASIEMICVFFMVVSSISFGLHFAAWREGRISHYLRDPETRFFLILLLILTCVTIAGLLLTGSYDDSKALRHGLFEAVSVATTTGFGVADFTGWPGVLPMMLFIAAFIGACSGSAGGGMKVIRILLILKQGVREIHRLIHPNAILSVKVGKMRISEGVAEAVWGFFSVYLMLFVLMMLGMLATGLDQVTAWSAVGSALNNLGPGLGEVATHYGDIPGAAKGILILAMLLGRLEIFTILVLFTPAFWRR, encoded by the coding sequence ATGAGTCTACGCGTGATCTCTCGCATCCTCGGTATCCTGCTGATGCTGTTCAGCCTGACGCTGGTGCCGCCGATGCTGATCTCGAGGGTCTTCGAGGACGACACCCTGAGCGCCTTCGCCGTGGCGATGGGCATCACCCTGCTGACCGGTTTCGCGCTCTTCTACCCCAATCGGCACGCCCGCAAGGAATTGCGCAACCGCGATGGTTTCCTGATCACGGTGCTGTTCTGGACCGTGCTGGGGGCCTTCGGCTCGCTGCCCTTCCTGCTCGCCGAAGACCCGAACCTGACCATCATCGATGCCATGTTCGAGTCGTTCTCGGGACTCACCACCACCGGCGCCACGGTGATGACGGGACTCGATCTGCTGCCTCACTCCATCCTCTACTATCGTCAGCAGCTGCAATGGCTGGGCGGCATGGGGATCGTGGTGCTGGCGGTGGCGATCCTGCCGACACTCGGCATCGGCGGCATGCAGCTCTACCGCACCGAGATCCCCGGCCCGCTGAAGGACTCCAAATTGACGCCGCGCATCACCGAGACGGCCAAGGCGCTGTGGTACATCTACGCCGCGCTGACACTGGTGTGCTTCGCCAGTTACTGGGCGGCCGGCATGAGCTGGTTCGATGCCCTGGGCCACAGCTTCTCGACCGTCGCGGTCGGCGGCTTCTCGACCCACGATGCCAGCATCGGCTACTTCGATTCCGCCAGCATCGAGATGATCTGCGTGTTCTTCATGGTGGTATCCTCGATCAGCTTCGGCCTGCACTTCGCCGCCTGGCGCGAGGGTCGCATCAGCCATTATCTGCGCGACCCGGAGACACGCTTCTTCCTGATCCTGCTGCTGATCCTGACCTGCGTCACCATCGCCGGCCTGCTGCTCACCGGCAGCTACGATGACAGCAAGGCGCTGCGCCACGGCCTGTTCGAGGCCGTCTCGGTCGCCACCACCACCGGCTTCGGCGTCGCCGATTTCACCGGCTGGCCGGGCGTCTTGCCGATGATGCTGTTCATCGCCGCCTTCATCGGCGCCTGTTCCGGGTCCGCCGGTGGCGGCATGAAGGTCATCCGCATCCTGCTGATCCTCAAGCAGGGCGTGCGCGAGATCCATCGTCTGATCCACCCCAATGCCATCCTGTCGGTCAAGGTCGGCAAGATGCGCATCTCCGAGGGTGTGGCTGAAGCGGTATGGGGCTTCTTCTCCGTGTACCTGATGCTGTTCGTGCTGATGATGCTGGGCATGCTGGCCACCGGGCTTGACCAGGTGACGGCGTGGTCTGCGGTCGGCTCGGCGCTCAACAACCTGGGGCCGGGACTGGGCGAGGTCGCGACCCACTACGGCGATATCCCGGGGGCCGCCAAGGGTATCCTGATCCTCGCCATGCTGCTGGGTCGTCTGGAGATCTTCACCATCCTGGTGCTGTTCACGCCGGCCTTCTGGCGGCGCTGA